The proteins below are encoded in one region of Aquisphaera giovannonii:
- a CDS encoding type II toxin-antitoxin system HicB family antitoxin, producing MPLPIEVEQGDDGRRLAEIRNLPGVMAYGATPEEAIARVQVLGLRTPADRIAHGEPIPPGLDVLFAVPA from the coding sequence ATGCCATTGCCGATCGAGGTGGAACAGGGAGACGACGGCCGCCGGCTGGCCGAGATCCGCAACCTGCCCGGCGTCATGGCTTACGGGGCCACGCCGGAGGAGGCGATCGCCCGGGTGCAGGTGCTCGGCCTGCGCACACCGGCAGATCGGATCGCGCATGGGGAGCCCATCCCCCCCGGCCTGGATGTGCTCTTCGCGGTGCCGGCTTGA
- a CDS encoding Uma2 family endonuclease, with the protein MSTLPVEQDWKEMLEELLPPQGLWSEEEYLVLTEHRSRLVEYTDGFLEVLPTPTDRHQRILKFLLFAIAAFAEPRGAVQFAPLRLRIRPGKFREPDLLLLLSATDPRRQDRFWRGADLALEVVSPEKPGRDLVEKRHDYAEGGVLEYWIVNPMDETITVLALREGSYREDGVYRRGESAASAILPGFSVAVAAVFDVP; encoded by the coding sequence ATGAGCACCCTGCCTGTCGAGCAGGACTGGAAAGAGATGCTCGAAGAGCTCCTCCCTCCCCAGGGGCTGTGGAGTGAAGAGGAATACCTCGTCTTGACCGAGCACCGAAGCCGGCTGGTCGAGTACACGGACGGGTTCCTGGAAGTGCTTCCGACGCCGACGGACAGACATCAGAGGATTCTTAAGTTCCTGCTGTTTGCCATCGCCGCGTTCGCGGAGCCTCGCGGCGCCGTCCAGTTCGCCCCGCTGAGGCTGCGGATCCGGCCGGGAAAGTTCCGTGAGCCGGACCTGCTATTGCTCCTCTCCGCGACCGACCCCCGCCGGCAGGACCGCTTCTGGCGGGGCGCCGACCTCGCCCTGGAGGTGGTCAGCCCGGAGAAGCCGGGGCGCGACCTCGTCGAGAAGCGGCACGACTACGCCGAGGGCGGCGTCCTGGAATACTGGATCGTCAACCCGATGGATGAGACGATCACGGTGCTGGCCCTGCGTGAGGGCTCCTACCGCGAGGACGGCGTCTACCGCCGCGGCGAGTCGGCCGCCTCGGCCATCCTGCCGGGCTTCTCGGTGGCCGTCGCGGCGGTCTTCGACGTGCCCTGA
- a CDS encoding carboxymuconolactone decarboxylase family protein produces the protein MVDYVVKLTKDATKVSPADHERLAAAGFDDTARLQITLIASWFNYINRVADSLGIGRE, from the coding sequence ATGGTGGACTACGTCGTCAAGCTCACCAAGGACGCCACGAAGGTCTCCCCCGCCGACCACGAGCGGCTCGCCGCCGCCGGCTTCGACGACACGGCGAGGCTCCAGATCACCCTCATCGCCTCCTGGTTCAACTACATCAACCGCGTCGCCGACTCCCTGGGCATCGGCCGGGAATGA
- a CDS encoding acyltransferase family protein, whose product MHPIKDEPLGSATSARGVAMRRDPAGRPGDTPRVPELDALRGLAAMAVVVFHADARWFRCGWAAVDLFFVLSGYLITTIILRHRANRGFLASFYARRALRIWPLYYVVVGLVAAISPWLKYPPDWSALPAVLTFTQDLSEMWTGHPAAVFSPYLGHLWTLAVEEQFYLIWPALVLLAGRGRVARLAVAVAAASVAARWSGLNYALLIARADGLAMGALLAALAMRAGDDPGRRRGLARGSLAALLGGAAAVWLLGGLTFLKRVPSPGPVMLAYNVTFLGAVGLIVTGAGRPALAFLRWRPLVRLGSASYGLYLIHQPVLQALVEMANSRGIPGRPARVLIPGILASVALAALSYHRFEAPLLALKARFGYADAEGRRSEPGPTRRRQRDGTPSVRL is encoded by the coding sequence ATGCACCCGATCAAGGACGAGCCACTCGGGAGCGCCACCTCGGCCCGGGGCGTCGCGATGCGACGCGACCCGGCGGGGCGGCCCGGCGACACGCCGAGGGTCCCGGAACTGGACGCGTTACGCGGGCTGGCGGCGATGGCCGTGGTGGTCTTCCACGCGGACGCCCGCTGGTTCCGCTGCGGCTGGGCCGCGGTGGACCTGTTCTTCGTGCTGTCCGGGTACCTGATCACGACGATCATCCTCAGGCACCGGGCCAATCGCGGGTTCCTGGCGAGCTTCTACGCACGCCGGGCGCTGCGGATCTGGCCGCTCTATTACGTGGTCGTCGGCCTGGTGGCGGCGATCTCGCCGTGGCTGAAGTATCCGCCGGACTGGTCGGCGCTGCCGGCCGTCCTGACGTTCACGCAGGACCTGTCCGAGATGTGGACCGGGCATCCGGCGGCGGTGTTCAGCCCCTATCTGGGGCACCTGTGGACGCTCGCGGTCGAGGAGCAGTTCTACCTGATCTGGCCGGCGCTCGTGCTGCTGGCGGGGCGTGGCCGGGTCGCCCGGCTCGCGGTCGCCGTCGCGGCGGCGTCCGTCGCGGCGCGATGGTCGGGCTTGAACTATGCCCTGCTGATCGCCCGGGCCGACGGCCTGGCGATGGGGGCCCTGCTGGCCGCCCTGGCGATGCGGGCCGGGGACGATCCGGGGCGCCGGCGGGGTCTGGCGCGGGGATCCCTGGCGGCCCTGCTCGGCGGGGCCGCGGCCGTCTGGCTCCTGGGAGGCCTCACGTTCCTGAAGCGCGTGCCGAGCCCCGGGCCGGTGATGCTCGCCTATAACGTGACGTTCCTCGGTGCGGTCGGGCTCATCGTCACCGGTGCCGGCCGGCCGGCGCTGGCCTTCCTCCGCTGGCGGCCGCTCGTCCGGCTCGGCTCGGCGAGCTACGGGCTCTACCTGATCCACCAGCCGGTCCTCCAGGCACTCGTCGAGATGGCGAATTCCCGCGGCATACCCGGCCGGCCGGCCAGGGTGCTCATCCCGGGGATCCTCGCGAGCGTGGCCCTCGCCGCCCTCTCCTATCACCGATTCGAAGCCCCGCTCCTCGCCCTGAAGGCCCGGTTCGGTTACGCGGATGCCGAGGGACGCCGGTCCGAACCGGGACCGACCCGCCGGCGCCAGCGTGACGGGACCCCGAGCGTCCGCCTATAA
- a CDS encoding type II toxin-antitoxin system VapC family toxin, whose product MADRLVIDASVAAKWFLDDEQDVDLAEEILLRFLQGSLELRAPRVFRYEVCALLAKACGSKTASGNRRLSKDDGQQAVKQLFQLGIPLSDETEAAAAATLEKCISFSKTFKDMSYLHLAIELDCLFCTADGRIRDSVPPAFPTSRVLLLSDLRKP is encoded by the coding sequence ATGGCTGACCGGCTGGTCATCGACGCGAGCGTCGCGGCCAAGTGGTTCCTCGACGACGAGCAGGACGTGGACCTGGCAGAAGAGATCCTCCTGCGGTTCCTCCAGGGCAGCCTGGAGCTCCGCGCCCCTCGCGTCTTCCGCTATGAGGTCTGCGCCCTGCTGGCGAAGGCCTGTGGGTCGAAGACAGCTTCAGGTAACCGCCGGCTGTCGAAAGACGACGGCCAGCAAGCCGTGAAGCAGCTATTCCAGTTGGGCATCCCCCTGAGCGACGAGACCGAGGCCGCCGCAGCAGCTACGCTCGAGAAGTGCATTTCCTTCTCGAAAACCTTCAAGGACATGTCCTATCTACACCTGGCTATCGAGCTGGATTGTCTCTTCTGCACGGCCGACGGGAGAATCCGAGACTCCGTCCCTCCCGCTTTCCCGACGAGTCGCGTGCTGCTCCTCTCCGACTTGCGGAAGCCATGA
- the xth gene encoding exodeoxyribonuclease III has protein sequence MKIATYNVNGVGARLPVLLDWLARTRPDVACLQELKAPDEKFPADAVREAGYRAVWHGQKSWNGVAILARGEEPRETRRGLPGDPDDAHSRYIEAVVNGVTIGCLYLPNGNPAPGPKFDYKLGWFRRLNDHAAGLLAKGGPVVLAGDFNVIPTDADAYRPERWVRDALFLPETREAYRVLLSQGWTDSLRAVHPHAKIYTYWDYFRNAFARDAGIRIDHLLVSPALAPGLKAAGVDRDVRALEKTSDHAPTWIEVDAG, from the coding sequence ATGAAGATAGCCACATACAACGTCAACGGCGTGGGGGCCCGCCTCCCCGTCCTGCTGGACTGGCTCGCGCGGACGAGGCCGGACGTGGCGTGCCTCCAGGAGCTGAAGGCCCCGGACGAGAAGTTCCCGGCGGACGCCGTCCGCGAAGCGGGCTATCGGGCCGTCTGGCACGGGCAGAAGAGCTGGAACGGCGTGGCGATCCTCGCCCGCGGCGAGGAGCCCCGGGAGACGCGCCGGGGGCTGCCCGGGGACCCGGACGACGCGCACAGCCGATACATCGAGGCGGTCGTGAACGGGGTCACCATCGGCTGCCTGTATCTGCCCAACGGCAACCCCGCGCCGGGCCCCAAGTTCGACTACAAGCTGGGGTGGTTCCGGCGCCTCAACGACCACGCGGCGGGCCTGCTGGCGAAGGGCGGGCCCGTGGTCCTCGCCGGGGACTTCAACGTCATCCCGACCGACGCGGACGCCTACAGGCCCGAGCGATGGGTCCGCGACGCGCTCTTCCTCCCGGAGACGCGCGAGGCCTACCGCGTCTTGCTATCCCAGGGCTGGACCGACTCCCTGCGCGCCGTCCATCCCCATGCGAAGATCTACACCTACTGGGATTACTTCCGGAATGCCTTCGCCCGGGACGCGGGCATCCGCATCGACCACCTGCTCGTCAGCCCCGCCCTCGCGCCCGGCCTGAAGGCCGCCGGAGTGGACCGCGACGTGCGGGCCCTGGAGAAGACGAGCGACCACGCCCCGACGTGGATCGAGGTCGACGCGGGCTGA
- a CDS encoding carboxymuconolactone decarboxylase family protein produces the protein MPWIRTVLPEDDPRVGDAMGRQRVLYPAEYAEPVHQLEEGLPGIVASHTLIPDALYHAFSTFGALMSPSLPLGRRQHEMIATMVSLTNACHY, from the coding sequence ATGCCCTGGATCCGCACAGTCTTGCCCGAGGACGACCCGCGCGTGGGCGACGCGATGGGCCGCCAGCGAGTGCTCTACCCCGCCGAGTACGCCGAGCCGGTCCACCAGCTCGAGGAGGGCCTTCCCGGCATCGTCGCCTCGCACACCCTGATCCCGGACGCGCTCTACCACGCATTCTCCACCTTCGGGGCGCTGATGTCCCCCTCGCTTCCGCTGGGCCGCCGGCAGCACGAGATGATCGCCACGATGGTCTCGCTGACGAACGCGTGCCACTACTGA
- a CDS encoding type II toxin-antitoxin system HicA family toxin → MSTWPSTTARRVLAALLRIGWRVKRQVGSSHRVLEREGWADVVFAYHDGEEIGPRIL, encoded by the coding sequence TTGAGCACCTGGCCGTCCACGACTGCCCGCCGAGTCCTCGCCGCCCTCCTGCGGATCGGGTGGCGCGTCAAGCGACAGGTCGGCTCATCCCACCGGGTCCTCGAGCGGGAAGGCTGGGCGGACGTCGTCTTCGCCTACCACGACGGCGAGGAGATCGGGCCGCGCATTCTCTGA
- a CDS encoding sigma-70 family RNA polymerase sigma factor: MAMESPAIAPGPLDRIFAHGVLTGLPDDRLLDRFLADRDGDAFAALVARHGPMVLRVGLATLANASDAEDVFQATFLILVRRARSLRGRPDLGGWLFRVAHRVCLRANAVAARRRAKEQAAARMTAMTSSNDPAPPDDLAPSLHEAIARLPESLRSAILLCDLREIPQRDAALALKTSERTLRRRLARARDRLKDRLTHQGLAFEAALLAFRSRDAATVVPPSWSDAVIRAALGQAAATASARALAGSAIDDGVSRMVTFAAVGLAAVALVAWAGVTALPARWARASEATGGIAEQHGLETAPITVTGKATDEQGRPVVGATVYLASTRGISINGIDAPLGAATTGVDGSYRFDNARLPIVKERDAPPWGTFQVYGTAPGHGFAWHEAWQYYPRRRPAERNTLAITNVSFDGKPVVMDLRFPRRSFLAGRIVDESRRPIPGAEVRLRQCDHLDISGRATNVNIRQFASISLAPASMTTTRTDEEGRFRIDGLPVECGFWVHVKHPDHALQTLFAATTEQSPTSFNYPRDSVHTWIDPPPAQTGPLLIVLDAVRRVAVRTVLAETRQPASGVGVSASRGAYAIQASGTSDADGRLELRLPPGQYDLYATATADGSDCVRTGGTLRVAAEPAELPFEFPVRSGSIVNFEVVDAETRQGVPGVSLRCIEGCDINRGRVQSRTGTVDDPVTDARGRLRAALCPGEQTFSILQLPPSSPYQPVGQPKSVTLRPGDTVTVRFELRRVGP, from the coding sequence ATGGCCATGGAATCTCCCGCGATCGCCCCGGGGCCGCTCGATCGGATCTTCGCCCACGGCGTCCTGACCGGCCTGCCCGACGACAGGCTCCTGGACCGCTTCCTCGCCGACCGCGACGGCGACGCCTTCGCCGCGCTCGTCGCCCGCCACGGCCCGATGGTCCTCCGCGTCGGCCTGGCCACGCTAGCCAATGCGAGCGACGCCGAGGACGTCTTCCAGGCCACGTTCCTGATCCTGGTCAGGCGGGCCAGATCCCTCCGCGGCCGGCCCGACCTCGGCGGCTGGCTCTTCCGCGTCGCCCACCGCGTCTGCCTGCGAGCCAACGCCGTCGCCGCCCGGCGACGGGCGAAGGAACAGGCCGCAGCCCGGATGACGGCCATGACCTCCTCGAACGATCCGGCGCCTCCCGACGACCTCGCCCCGTCCCTCCACGAGGCCATCGCCAGGCTGCCCGAATCCCTCCGCTCGGCCATCCTCCTCTGCGACCTCCGCGAGATCCCCCAGCGCGACGCCGCCCTCGCCCTGAAGACCAGCGAGCGTACCTTGCGCAGACGCCTCGCCCGGGCCCGCGACCGCTTGAAAGACCGACTCACTCACCAGGGACTGGCCTTCGAGGCAGCCCTCCTCGCCTTCCGATCCCGCGATGCCGCGACCGTCGTCCCGCCCTCCTGGTCGGACGCCGTGATCCGGGCCGCCCTCGGCCAGGCCGCGGCGACGGCTTCCGCGCGGGCCCTGGCGGGCTCCGCGATCGACGACGGGGTCTCTCGCATGGTCACATTCGCGGCCGTTGGCCTGGCGGCGGTCGCACTGGTAGCCTGGGCGGGCGTCACCGCGTTGCCGGCCCGGTGGGCGAGGGCTTCAGAGGCGACCGGGGGCATCGCGGAGCAACACGGGCTGGAAACGGCCCCGATCACCGTCACCGGCAAGGCGACCGACGAGCAGGGCAGGCCCGTCGTCGGTGCGACGGTCTATCTGGCGTCGACGAGGGGCATCTCGATCAATGGCATCGACGCCCCGCTCGGGGCCGCGACGACCGGAGTCGACGGCTCCTATCGGTTCGACAATGCTCGGCTGCCGATTGTGAAAGAACGCGATGCCCCGCCTTGGGGGACTTTTCAGGTCTACGGGACCGCCCCAGGCCACGGTTTCGCCTGGCACGAAGCATGGCAATACTACCCCAGGCGCCGGCCGGCCGAGCGGAACACATTGGCGATCACGAATGTCAGCTTCGACGGGAAGCCCGTCGTCATGGATTTAAGGTTTCCGCGGCGATCCTTCCTCGCCGGACGCATCGTCGACGAGTCGAGACGCCCCATCCCCGGCGCGGAGGTGCGACTCCGGCAGTGTGACCACCTCGACATCTCGGGCAGGGCCACCAACGTCAACATACGCCAGTTCGCGTCGATTTCCCTCGCGCCCGCGTCGATGACGACGACCCGGACGGACGAGGAGGGGCGATTCCGAATCGACGGGCTCCCGGTAGAATGCGGCTTCTGGGTCCACGTCAAGCATCCCGACCATGCGCTACAGACCCTCTTCGCCGCGACGACCGAACAGTCTCCGACCTCGTTCAACTATCCCCGAGACTCGGTCCATACCTGGATCGATCCCCCGCCCGCGCAAACCGGCCCGCTCCTCATCGTTTTGGACGCGGTCCGCCGGGTCGCCGTCCGAACGGTTCTGGCCGAGACGAGGCAGCCCGCATCCGGGGTCGGGGTCAGTGCCTCTCGAGGCGCCTATGCCATCCAGGCCTCTGGCACATCGGATGCCGACGGCCGGCTCGAGCTCCGACTCCCGCCCGGCCAGTACGACCTCTACGCCACTGCCACGGCCGACGGATCGGATTGCGTGCGGACAGGGGGTACGTTGCGGGTGGCCGCCGAGCCTGCCGAGCTGCCCTTCGAGTTCCCGGTCAGGTCCGGCAGCATCGTGAATTTTGAGGTCGTCGACGCCGAGACCCGGCAGGGCGTCCCGGGCGTTAGCCTCCGGTGCATCGAGGGGTGCGACATCAACCGTGGAAGGGTGCAGAGTCGCACCGGCACCGTGGACGACCCCGTCACCGATGCCCGCGGCCGCCTCCGCGCCGCCCTGTGTCCGGGCGAGCAGACATTCTCAATCCTCCAGCTCCCGCCATCCTCGCCCTACCAGCCCGTCGGGCAGCCGAAGAGCGTCACCCTCCGCCCCGGCGATACCGTGACCGTCCGCTTCGAGCTGCGGAGGGTCGGCCCTTGA
- a CDS encoding O-acetylhomoserine aminocarboxypropyltransferase/cysteine synthase family protein, whose translation MKLETLCLHGGTQPDPTTLSRGVPVYRTSSYVFKNAEHAANLFALRELGNIYTRLMNPTTDVLEKRVALLEGGPELGGLAVASGTSGIFYSIINVAQAGDNIVSARNLYGGTYTQFKDILPALGIKAKFVDSHDPKNFAAAIDEKTRALFCETVSNPALDVTDLEAVAKVAKEHGLPLIVDSTFSTPYLTRPLDHGADVVVHSLTKWFGGHGTGIGGVVVDSGKFNWAAGKHPLYTTPDESYHGLRWGIDLPDMLRPLAFILRMRTGPLRNLGACIAPDNAWMFLQGIETLPLRMDRHCENSLAVAKFLKSSPHVEWVRYPGLEGDPMYDLNRKYLRGKGGSMVVFGIKGGAAAGSKFIDSLKMFSHLANVGDAKSLAIHPATTTHSQLEEQQQREGGITPELVRLSIGLEHIDDILDDLGQALKASALAAVAV comes from the coding sequence ATGAAGCTCGAGACCCTCTGCCTGCACGGCGGCACCCAGCCGGATCCGACGACGCTCTCCCGCGGCGTGCCCGTCTACCGGACCAGCTCGTACGTGTTCAAGAACGCCGAGCACGCGGCCAACCTGTTCGCGCTCCGGGAGCTGGGGAACATCTACACCCGGCTCATGAACCCGACGACCGATGTGCTGGAGAAGCGCGTGGCGCTGCTCGAGGGGGGCCCGGAGCTCGGCGGCCTGGCGGTGGCCTCGGGGACCAGCGGCATCTTCTACTCGATCATCAACGTCGCCCAGGCCGGGGACAACATCGTCTCGGCCCGCAACCTCTACGGCGGCACCTACACCCAGTTCAAGGACATCCTCCCGGCCCTCGGGATCAAGGCGAAGTTCGTCGACTCCCACGACCCGAAGAACTTCGCCGCCGCGATCGACGAGAAGACCCGTGCCCTGTTCTGCGAGACCGTGTCCAACCCGGCGCTCGACGTCACGGACCTGGAGGCGGTCGCGAAGGTGGCGAAGGAGCACGGGCTCCCGCTGATCGTGGACTCGACCTTCTCCACGCCCTACCTGACGCGGCCCCTGGACCACGGGGCGGACGTCGTGGTGCACTCGCTGACGAAGTGGTTCGGCGGGCACGGGACGGGGATCGGCGGCGTCGTCGTGGACAGCGGCAAGTTCAACTGGGCCGCGGGCAAGCACCCGCTCTACACGACGCCCGACGAGAGCTACCACGGCCTGCGGTGGGGCATCGACCTCCCCGACATGCTGCGGCCGCTGGCCTTCATCCTGCGGATGCGGACCGGGCCGCTCCGGAACCTCGGGGCGTGCATCGCGCCGGACAACGCCTGGATGTTCCTCCAGGGGATCGAGACCCTCCCGCTGCGGATGGACCGCCACTGCGAGAACTCCCTGGCCGTGGCGAAGTTCCTGAAGTCCAGCCCGCACGTCGAGTGGGTGCGCTACCCCGGCCTGGAGGGCGACCCGATGTACGACCTGAACCGCAAGTACCTCCGCGGCAAGGGCGGCTCGATGGTCGTCTTCGGCATCAAGGGGGGCGCCGCGGCGGGATCCAAGTTCATCGACTCGCTCAAGATGTTCTCCCACCTGGCCAACGTCGGCGACGCCAAGAGCCTGGCGATCCACCCGGCCACGACCACGCACTCGCAGCTCGAGGAGCAGCAGCAGCGCGAGGGCGGCATCACGCCGGAGCTCGTGCGGCTGAGCATCGGCCTCGAGCACATCGACGACATCCTCGACGACCTCGGCCAGGCGCTGAAGGCGTCGGCCCTGGCCGCCGTCGCGGTCTGA
- the metX gene encoding homoserine O-acetyltransferase MetX — protein sequence MNDSIGETRTQFFEYNDPAHPLLLRVGPPLPAFTLAYEVYGEMNADRSNVILLYHAMTGNQHAAGFNPEVPGLDGRWTEENHEGWWDGFIGPGKALDTDRFCVVCANYLGGCYGSTGPATAHPATGRPWGPSFPVLRMSDIVDSQMKLLDHLGVQRLHAVVGASIGGFLALLTSARYPGRVRIVLPIGTGVETSIYQRIINFEQVNAVESDPNFRGGDYYDGAPPDQGLALARRIAHKTFVSLDTLRERARTELVSTKPPYGWYEMNHPVESYMLHQGKKFVRRFDANSYLRILDAWQWFDLVSEAGATSFKDLFSRCRHQEFLVFSIDSDLSFPPRDQAKLVRLLKRAGVPVMWITVHSEKGHDAFLLEPRSFAPHIHQLLEDTRTPATVFPSS from the coding sequence ATGAACGATTCCATCGGCGAGACGCGGACGCAGTTCTTCGAGTACAACGACCCGGCGCATCCCCTGCTGCTGAGGGTCGGGCCGCCGCTGCCGGCGTTCACCCTGGCGTACGAGGTGTACGGGGAGATGAACGCCGACCGCTCGAACGTGATCCTGCTCTACCACGCCATGACCGGCAACCAGCACGCCGCCGGCTTCAACCCGGAGGTGCCCGGCCTGGACGGGCGCTGGACCGAGGAGAACCACGAGGGCTGGTGGGACGGGTTCATCGGGCCCGGCAAGGCGCTGGACACCGACCGCTTCTGCGTCGTCTGCGCCAACTACCTGGGGGGCTGCTACGGCTCGACCGGGCCGGCGACGGCCCACCCGGCGACGGGCCGGCCGTGGGGGCCGTCGTTCCCGGTGCTCCGGATGAGCGACATCGTGGACTCGCAGATGAAGCTGCTGGACCACCTGGGCGTCCAGCGGCTGCACGCCGTGGTCGGCGCGTCGATCGGCGGGTTCCTCGCCCTGCTGACCTCCGCCCGCTACCCCGGCCGGGTGCGGATCGTCTTGCCGATCGGCACCGGGGTGGAGACCTCGATCTATCAGCGGATCATCAATTTCGAGCAGGTGAACGCGGTCGAGTCGGACCCGAACTTCCGCGGCGGCGACTACTACGACGGGGCGCCGCCCGACCAGGGCCTGGCCCTGGCGCGGCGGATCGCGCACAAGACGTTCGTGTCCCTGGACACGCTCCGCGAGCGGGCCCGCACCGAGCTGGTCTCCACCAAGCCGCCATACGGCTGGTACGAGATGAACCACCCGGTGGAGTCGTACATGCTCCACCAGGGCAAGAAGTTCGTGCGCCGGTTCGACGCGAATAGCTACCTGCGGATCCTCGACGCCTGGCAGTGGTTCGACCTGGTGTCGGAGGCCGGCGCGACGAGCTTCAAGGACCTCTTCTCCCGCTGCCGCCACCAGGAGTTCCTGGTCTTCAGCATCGACTCCGACCTGTCGTTCCCGCCCCGCGACCAGGCCAAGCTCGTCCGGCTCCTGAAGCGGGCGGGCGTGCCGGTCATGTGGATCACCGTGCACTCGGAGAAGGGCCACGACGCCTTCCTCCTGGAGCCCCGGTCGTTCGCGCCGCATATCCACCAGCTCCTCGAGGACACGAGGACGCCGGCCACGGTGTTCCCGTCGAGCTGA
- a CDS encoding glycosyl hydrolase family 28-related protein, which yields MLRHVALVAALVAMPGVAFARVNARDFGAKGDGKADDTAAVQRALAAAAADRGGVVELPKGMYRIDGSLDVPPGVCLAGEWQAPHHANTEHGTVLLATGNAGKEDGPPLIMLHQSSAVKGITVFYPDQDPTAVKPYPWAIRAEGMHGTVEDVTLVNPYMGIDFGTHKNELHYIRNVFGCPLKLGVYVDGTTDIGRIENVHFNPHSWQRCSLGGKARTEAGWKALWAYLEANLEGFRIGQTDWEYMSGCFVILAKTGLHFVKTDRGTPNVVLTQCGSDIGPIGIRVDASQPHAGLAFTNCQVMATVEVGPENSGPVKFSNCGFWPIPKTGSQAVLEGKGTTIFQACHFAGWAADGSDAPCIDVRGGVALIQACDFFKSDKPQLRVGPRAAGATISGCRLQGGERFLIAEPARGRVQSGLNLTE from the coding sequence ATGTTGCGTCACGTTGCTTTGGTGGCCGCGCTGGTGGCGATGCCGGGGGTGGCGTTCGCCAGGGTGAATGCCCGGGATTTCGGGGCGAAGGGGGATGGGAAGGCGGATGACACGGCCGCCGTGCAGAGGGCGCTGGCGGCCGCGGCGGCGGATCGGGGCGGGGTGGTGGAATTGCCCAAGGGGATGTATCGGATCGACGGCTCGCTGGACGTCCCGCCGGGGGTCTGCCTGGCCGGGGAGTGGCAGGCGCCGCACCACGCGAACACGGAGCACGGCACGGTCCTCCTCGCCACCGGGAACGCCGGGAAGGAGGACGGGCCGCCGCTGATCATGCTCCACCAGAGCTCGGCGGTGAAGGGGATCACCGTCTTCTACCCCGACCAGGATCCCACCGCCGTGAAGCCGTACCCGTGGGCCATCCGGGCCGAGGGGATGCACGGGACCGTCGAGGACGTGACGCTGGTCAACCCGTACATGGGGATCGACTTCGGGACCCACAAGAACGAGCTCCACTACATCCGCAACGTCTTCGGCTGCCCGCTGAAGCTGGGCGTCTACGTGGACGGTACGACGGACATCGGCCGGATCGAGAACGTCCACTTCAATCCTCATTCATGGCAGCGATGCAGCCTCGGCGGTAAGGCCCGGACGGAGGCCGGCTGGAAGGCGCTCTGGGCGTACCTGGAGGCGAACCTCGAAGGCTTCCGCATCGGCCAGACGGATTGGGAGTACATGAGCGGCTGCTTCGTGATCCTGGCGAAGACCGGGCTGCACTTCGTGAAGACCGACCGCGGGACGCCCAACGTCGTGCTGACCCAGTGCGGCTCCGACATCGGGCCGATCGGCATCCGGGTGGACGCCAGCCAGCCGCACGCCGGGCTCGCCTTCACGAACTGCCAGGTCATGGCCACGGTCGAGGTCGGGCCCGAGAACTCGGGCCCGGTCAAGTTCAGCAACTGCGGCTTCTGGCCGATCCCGAAGACCGGGAGCCAGGCCGTCCTCGAGGGCAAGGGCACGACGATCTTCCAGGCCTGCCACTTCGCCGGCTGGGCCGCCGACGGCTCCGACGCCCCCTGCATCGACGTCCGGGGCGGCGTCGCGCTGATCCAGGCGTGCGACTTCTTCAAATCCGACAAGCCGCAGCTCAGGGTCGGGCCCAGGGCCGCCGGCGCGACGATCAGCGGCTGCCGCCTCCAGGGGGGCGAGCGCTTCCTCATCGCCGAGCCCGCCCGCGGCCGCGTCCAGTCGGGGCTGAATCTGACGGAGTGA